From a single Clostridium isatidis genomic region:
- a CDS encoding desulfoferrodoxin, whose translation MIKKLGIYKCEVCGSVVEALRETGGKLVCCGKEMKLYQENTVDAAVEKHVPVYEEKDGVTYIKVGDVEHPMIPEHYIEWIEVITKDGKVYRQELDSSKKPEAEFKINGEIEKVRELCNIHGLWTTK comes from the coding sequence ATGATTAAAAAATTGGGAATTTATAAATGTGAGGTGTGTGGCTCCGTTGTAGAAGCTCTAAGAGAAACTGGCGGCAAGTTAGTATGCTGTGGTAAGGAAATGAAATTATATCAAGAAAATACAGTTGATGCTGCTGTAGAAAAACATGTACCTGTATATGAAGAAAAAGATGGAGTAACATATATCAAAGTTGGTGATGTTGAGCATCCAATGATACCAGAACATTATATTGAATGGATAGAAGTAATAACTAAAGATGGCAAAGTATACAGACAAGAATTAGATTCAAGCAAGAAACCAGAAGCTGAATTCAAAATAAATGGGGAAATTGAAAAAGTTAGAGAATTATGTAATATTCATGGTTTATGGACTACAAAATAA
- the purD gene encoding phosphoribosylamine--glycine ligase, with product MKILVVGSGGREHALAWKIAQSDKVSKIYCAPGNGGTKDIAENININPNEIDKLLKFALEKKIDLTIVGPEEPLVLGIVDEFKKHNLKIFGPNRKCAQLEGSKDFSKKFMKKYSIPTAKYKSYTDYEKAIGDLENYKFPLVIKADGLCAGKGVIICNFKDEAEVALKDILVNKYFGSEGNKVIIEEFLDGVEASLLCFVTNGKIIPLESAKDYKKIYEKDLGPNTGGVGCFSPNPLFTEELKASIRKNILNKIIVGFNEERLDFNGILFIGLMLVEGEAKVLEFNVRFGDPETEVIVPRLKSDIVDIFLKALDGSLSEEDLIWDDRVSLTVVLSSEGYPSYYKKGHEIIINELGSSIILFHNGTKHEGEKLLTDGGRVLSVTSLGETIDKAKKEVYKNIKKIKFQGAYYRTDIGEIYR from the coding sequence ATGAAAATTTTAGTTGTTGGAAGTGGTGGAAGAGAACATGCCTTAGCTTGGAAGATTGCTCAGTCTGATAAGGTTAGTAAGATATATTGCGCACCAGGTAATGGTGGAACTAAGGATATAGCAGAAAATATTAATATTAATCCTAATGAAATAGATAAGCTTCTTAAATTTGCTTTGGAAAAAAAAATAGATTTGACTATAGTAGGTCCTGAGGAACCTTTAGTTTTAGGCATAGTTGATGAGTTTAAAAAACATAATTTAAAAATTTTTGGCCCTAATAGGAAATGTGCACAATTAGAAGGAAGTAAAGATTTTTCAAAGAAGTTTATGAAGAAATATAGTATTCCAACAGCCAAGTATAAATCATATACAGATTATGAAAAGGCCATAGGAGATTTAGAAAATTATAAATTTCCTCTAGTAATTAAAGCTGATGGTTTATGTGCAGGTAAAGGGGTTATTATTTGTAACTTTAAGGATGAAGCAGAAGTAGCCTTAAAGGATATATTAGTAAACAAATACTTTGGTAGCGAAGGTAATAAAGTGATAATAGAAGAATTTTTAGATGGGGTTGAAGCTTCCTTATTATGTTTTGTAACAAATGGAAAGATAATACCTTTAGAAAGTGCCAAGGATTATAAAAAAATATATGAAAAAGATTTAGGGCCAAATACTGGTGGAGTTGGATGTTTTTCACCTAATCCATTATTTACAGAGGAACTTAAAGCTTCTATTAGGAAAAATATTTTGAATAAAATAATAGTGGGTTTTAATGAAGAAAGATTAGATTTTAATGGTATCTTGTTTATAGGACTTATGCTAGTAGAAGGAGAAGCTAAAGTTTTAGAATTTAATGTAAGATTTGGCGATCCTGAAACAGAGGTAATAGTTCCTAGACTAAAAAGTGATATAGTAGATATATTTTTAAAGGCTCTTGACGGAAGTTTGAGTGAGGAAGATTTAATATGGGATGATAGAGTTAGTTTAACAGTAGTTTTAAGCTCAGAGGGTTATCCGTCATATTACAAAAAAGGTCATGAAATTATCATTAATGAATTAGGGTCTTCAATAATATTATTTCATAATGGAACAAAACATGAAGGAGAAAAATTACTTACTGATGGAGGAAGGGTTCTTTCTGTAACTAGTTTAGGAGAAACAATAGATAAGGCAAAAAAAGAGGTATATAAAAATATAAAAAAGATAAAATTTCAGGGGGCATACTATAGAACAGATATAGGAGAAATATATAGATAG
- a CDS encoding TIGR04540 family protein translates to MRTKYKNPKELGTCLKDLVDNYLEDLLSEEILKERVMKIIEVNGERAYKDGKIVSKIYPYLGDERAEIINKIIENKELN, encoded by the coding sequence ATGAGAACAAAATATAAAAACCCAAAAGAACTAGGTACCTGCCTTAAGGATTTAGTTGATAATTATTTAGAAGATTTATTAAGCGAAGAAATTCTAAAAGAAAGAGTAATGAAGATAATTGAAGTAAATGGAGAAAGAGCATATAAGGATGGAAAAATAGTATCTAAAATATATCCATACTTAGGAGATGAAAGAGCAGAAATTATTAATAAAATAATTGAAAATAAAGAGTTAAATTAG
- a CDS encoding GatB/YqeY domain-containing protein — protein MLKEELKKNEIAAMKARDKQTVNVLRLVNSEIKAYEVNERQEATDDVVIKIIEKQIKQLKETLEYAKQLNDEEKIAEGSFAINLLTPYLPAQLSEEEVEKMIRDIIAANNYTKADMGKIMKEIMPKIAGKFDRSKVNPMVKNILE, from the coding sequence ATGTTAAAAGAAGAATTAAAGAAAAACGAAATTGCAGCTATGAAGGCAAGAGACAAACAAACAGTAAATGTATTAAGATTAGTTAACTCAGAAATTAAAGCTTATGAAGTTAATGAAAGACAAGAAGCTACTGATGATGTTGTCATTAAGATAATTGAAAAGCAAATAAAACAATTAAAAGAAACTCTTGAATATGCTAAACAGCTGAATGATGAAGAAAAAATAGCTGAAGGCTCTTTTGCTATTAACCTATTAACTCCATATTTACCGGCTCAATTAAGTGAAGAAGAAGTTGAAAAAATGATAAGAGATATTATTGCTGCTAATAACTATACTAAAGCAGATATGGGCAAAATAATGAAAGAAATTATGCCTAAAATTGCTGGTAAATTTGATAGATCAAAAGTTAATCCAATGGTTAAAAATATACTTGAATAA
- a CDS encoding glycosyltransferase, translated as MKRDNITISLCMIVKDEEATLERCLNSVIDFVDEIIIVDTGSTDNTKKIAKNFKSKIFDFEWIDDFAAARNFAFKKASMDYILWLDADDYIDDINREKFKLLKESLNKNVDSVTMDYSLIRDAAGNTSFSLKRNRLVKRERNFQWIGRVHEYLEVFGNIIDSDITIMHDKLKAATDRNLKIFLKMAEDKLPFSPRDRYYFSNELYYNGRYEEAIRNYELFLSENKGWIEDNKAAYNNLIRCYRIQGNDEMAINTILRYLKEYKPTGEICCSLADIFSSQNKIEEAIFWYEAALKCEPGERHLGFNNKAYYTWVPALSLVVCYSKLQNYEKAYYYNELAGLQGGDMNKINYNRRYFQHKFLELKKELPKLKLDLRFDI; from the coding sequence TTGAAAAGAGATAATATAACAATTAGTTTATGTATGATAGTTAAAGATGAGGAAGCTACATTAGAAAGGTGCTTAAACTCTGTAATTGATTTTGTAGATGAAATAATTATAGTAGATACTGGTTCAACTGATAATACAAAGAAAATTGCAAAGAACTTTAAATCAAAAATATTTGATTTTGAATGGATAGATGATTTTGCTGCAGCAAGAAATTTTGCTTTCAAAAAGGCTTCAATGGATTATATATTATGGCTTGATGCTGATGATTATATTGATGATATTAATAGGGAAAAGTTTAAATTATTAAAAGAAAGCTTAAATAAAAATGTAGATTCGGTTACAATGGATTATTCTTTAATTAGGGATGCAGCAGGAAATACCAGCTTTTCTTTAAAAAGAAATAGACTTGTAAAAAGAGAAAGAAATTTTCAATGGATTGGAAGAGTTCATGAGTATCTAGAAGTGTTCGGAAATATTATAGACAGTGATATAACAATTATGCATGACAAGCTTAAGGCTGCTACTGATAGAAATTTAAAAATATTTTTAAAGATGGCAGAAGATAAACTTCCTTTTAGCCCAAGAGACAGGTATTATTTTTCAAATGAACTTTATTACAATGGCCGTTATGAGGAGGCTATTAGAAATTATGAATTATTTTTATCAGAAAATAAGGGATGGATTGAAGATAATAAGGCTGCCTATAACAATTTAATAAGATGTTATAGAATACAAGGAAATGATGAAATGGCAATAAACACTATATTAAGATACTTAAAGGAATATAAACCTACAGGAGAAATATGTTGTAGTCTGGCAGATATTTTTAGCAGTCAGAATAAAATAGAAGAAGCAATTTTTTGGTATGAGGCTGCTTTAAAATGTGAGCCAGGAGAGCGTCATTTAGGTTTTAATAATAAGGCATACTATACTTGGGTGCCAGCCTTAAGTTTAGTTGTTTGTTACTCAAAGCTTCAGAATTACGAAAAAGCTTATTATTATAATGAATTAGCCGGATTACAAGGCGGAGACATGAATAAAATTAACTATAATAGAAGATATTTTCAACATAAATTTTTAGAGTTAAAGAAAGAACTTCCAAAGTTAAAGTTAGATTTAAGATTTGATATATAA
- a CDS encoding S66 family peptidase, with amino-acid sequence MMKNILNKEDKIGLVSCSNGYDLNKKDDILNLIKILSSMKLNVVISNSLFKDSNNNTQAPIYRAKDLIKMYEDKNIKAIFDISGGDLANEILDYIDFNIITKNNKPFFGYSDLTVILNSLYKKCNIPSYNYQIRNLIRDNTNTQITNFKNTFLEGRKDLFDFKYSWVNGKQMDGIVIGGNIRCLLKLAGTEYMPDFENKILFLEALSGDINKISTYIAQLKQLDAFEKIKGLILGEFTEYERNNHNIKIEDLIKNKISSNIPIIKTSELGHSPNSKAITVGEYISFN; translated from the coding sequence ATAATGAAAAATATACTTAACAAAGAAGATAAAATAGGTTTAGTATCCTGCTCTAATGGATATGATTTAAATAAAAAGGATGATATATTAAATTTAATTAAAATACTATCTTCAATGAAGCTGAATGTAGTTATTTCAAACAGCTTATTTAAAGATAGTAATAATAATACTCAAGCCCCAATTTATAGGGCTAAGGATCTTATAAAAATGTATGAAGATAAAAATATTAAGGCTATTTTTGATATATCTGGAGGGGATCTTGCAAATGAAATATTAGATTATATTGACTTTAATATAATCACTAAAAACAATAAGCCTTTCTTCGGCTATAGTGATTTAACAGTTATACTAAATTCCCTTTATAAGAAATGTAATATTCCCAGCTATAACTATCAAATAAGGAATTTAATAAGAGATAATACTAACACTCAAATAACAAACTTTAAAAATACCTTTCTAGAGGGAAGAAAAGATCTATTTGATTTTAAATATTCTTGGGTAAATGGAAAGCAAATGGATGGAATAGTTATAGGAGGTAATATTCGCTGTTTATTAAAACTTGCTGGTACAGAGTATATGCCTGATTTTGAAAATAAAATACTCTTCCTTGAAGCCCTAAGCGGTGATATAAATAAAATATCTACATATATTGCTCAACTTAAACAGCTAGATGCATTTGAAAAAATCAAGGGATTAATTCTTGGAGAATTTACTGAATATGAAAGAAATAATCATAATATTAAAATAGAAGATTTGATTAAGAATAAAATAAGTTCCAATATTCCAATAATAAAAACATCAGAGTTAGGTCACAGTCCTAATTCTAAGGCTATTACTGTCGGAGAGTATATTAGCTTTAACTAA
- a CDS encoding NUDIX hydrolase codes for MINNLIKKFNNNIPYISGWKKMKRSAVAILLLEIGNKLNVVFEIRAKSMKTQPGDISFTGGGIEKAEKAEDAVIREIKEEIGLDKEDFDIICPLDLLITHYNQIIHPYLGYIKNPEKIQLNLDEVEELLIIPLEELLKIKPIRVKNKLEVNRDNFPYHLINGGVNYNFYQGELETLFYVYKDKVIWGMTAKILEDFINIYKKCE; via the coding sequence ATGATAAATAATCTAATAAAAAAATTTAATAATAATATTCCATATATTAGCGGTTGGAAAAAGATGAAAAGATCAGCAGTGGCTATATTACTGCTTGAGATAGGTAATAAGTTAAATGTAGTTTTTGAAATAAGGGCTAAATCTATGAAAACTCAGCCTGGTGATATTTCCTTTACTGGAGGGGGAATAGAAAAGGCTGAGAAAGCTGAAGATGCTGTGATAAGAGAAATTAAGGAAGAAATAGGCTTAGATAAAGAGGATTTTGATATAATCTGCCCCCTAGACCTTCTTATTACTCATTATAATCAAATAATTCATCCCTATTTAGGCTATATTAAAAATCCAGAAAAAATACAATTAAATCTTGATGAAGTAGAGGAATTATTGATTATTCCCTTAGAAGAATTATTAAAAATTAAGCCGATAAGAGTGAAAAATAAGCTTGAAGTTAACAGAGATAATTTTCCTTATCATTTAATTAATGGGGGAGTTAATTATAATTTTTATCAAGGAGAATTAGAAACTCTTTTTTATGTTTATAAGGATAAAGTGATATGGGGGATGACAGCAAAAATTTTAGAAGATTTTATAAATATTTATAAAAAGTGCGAATAA
- a CDS encoding NCS2 family permease — protein MERLFNFTKHKTSLKTELIAGLTSFFSAVYIIVVNASILSDGGVKQEPLIIATILASFIGCLLAAFVSNAPLIIMPGMGINALFTYTIIHTLGLNFNQALTSVFTAGVLFLIIASTKLSKILDKAIPKSLKESISVGIGFFITFLGLQKSGLIAADPSTFVKIQSFNNPRIVFFIIIFIITLILFVKNIPGAFLISIIVATISSIMLGLTELNISGFSLPNFKEYSSIFFKLDFTNFFTSQFWIATFSFTLILVFENIGILHGQMTGLLNAPEKQNKSLVAVALSTIACGLLGTSPSVSTVEGTAGISAGGKTGFTAIVTAFLILTSMLFIPFLTLIPDEAIAPILIILGSLMVKSIKEIDLEDISEGIPAFLTIALIPLTFSIIDGIAFGFISYTLIKLIVKKKEEISIPMYIISITFIIYFLLSAL, from the coding sequence ATGGAGAGATTATTTAATTTTACAAAACATAAGACCAGTTTAAAAACAGAATTAATAGCCGGTCTAACTTCTTTTTTCTCTGCAGTATATATTATTGTAGTGAATGCAAGTATTTTAAGTGATGGAGGTGTAAAACAAGAACCCCTCATTATTGCAACCATTTTAGCATCTTTTATCGGTTGTTTACTTGCAGCTTTTGTAAGTAATGCTCCACTTATTATTATGCCTGGGATGGGTATAAATGCATTATTTACTTATACAATAATTCATACTTTAGGTCTTAATTTTAATCAGGCCTTAACAAGTGTTTTTACTGCAGGTGTACTGTTTTTAATAATAGCATCTACAAAGCTTTCTAAAATCTTAGATAAAGCAATACCAAAATCCTTAAAGGAATCTATTTCTGTAGGTATTGGTTTTTTCATTACTTTCTTAGGCTTACAGAAAAGTGGTCTTATAGCTGCTGATCCTTCAACTTTTGTGAAAATACAATCCTTCAATAATCCAAGAATTGTATTTTTCATTATAATTTTTATTATCACTCTAATTTTATTCGTAAAAAATATTCCAGGAGCCTTTTTAATTAGTATAATTGTTGCTACTATTTCATCAATTATGTTAGGGCTTACAGAGCTGAATATATCAGGTTTTTCCTTGCCAAATTTCAAGGAATATTCATCAATTTTCTTTAAATTAGATTTTACTAATTTTTTTACTTCACAATTTTGGATAGCAACCTTTTCATTTACTTTAATTTTAGTATTTGAAAATATAGGGATACTTCATGGACAAATGACAGGATTATTAAATGCACCAGAAAAGCAAAATAAAAGCTTAGTTGCAGTTGCATTATCTACCATTGCCTGCGGTCTTTTAGGAACAAGTCCATCAGTATCGACTGTAGAAGGAACTGCTGGGATATCTGCTGGAGGAAAAACTGGTTTTACCGCGATTGTTACCGCTTTCCTAATTCTAACATCAATGTTATTTATACCATTTTTAACCTTAATACCTGATGAGGCAATAGCTCCAATATTAATAATCTTAGGCAGCTTGATGGTTAAAAGTATAAAAGAAATTGATTTAGAAGATATTTCTGAAGGTATTCCTGCTTTTTTAACTATTGCTTTAATTCCATTAACCTTTAGTATAATTGATGGTATAGCCTTTGGTTTTATATCATACACTTTAATAAAACTAATAGTTAAAAAGAAAGAAGAAATTTCTATTCCTATGTATATTATCTCAATTACTTTTATTATATATTTTCTACTTTCAGCACTATAA
- the galE gene encoding UDP-glucose 4-epimerase GalE, producing MILVCGGAGYIGSHAVYQLIEKGEEVVVVDNLETGHIESVHKQAKFYNVDIRNEEELDKVFKENNITEVIHFAANSLVGESMTNPLKYYNNNVHGTEVLLKVMINNNVKKIVFSSTAATYGEVEKMPITENDRTEPTNAYGETKLAMEKMMKWCDTAYGLKYVALRYFNVAGAHVSGTIGEAHNPETHLIPLILQVPLGKREFISIFGDDYDTEDGTCIRDYIHVTDLANAHILAVEYLRAGNSSDIFNLGNGNGFSVKEMIEAARRVTGHEIPAKVCERRAGDPARLIASAEKAKKILKWEPKFTNVEDIIASAWNWHKNNPNGFSK from the coding sequence ATGATTTTAGTTTGTGGCGGTGCAGGATATATAGGAAGTCATGCAGTATATCAATTAATAGAAAAAGGAGAAGAAGTAGTCGTTGTAGATAATCTTGAAACAGGTCACATCGAATCTGTTCATAAGCAAGCTAAGTTTTATAATGTAGACATAAGAAATGAAGAAGAATTAGATAAGGTATTTAAGGAAAATAATATTACAGAAGTAATACATTTTGCAGCTAACTCCTTAGTTGGAGAAAGTATGACGAATCCATTAAAATATTATAATAATAATGTTCATGGAACAGAAGTATTGCTTAAAGTGATGATTAATAATAATGTTAAGAAAATTGTATTTTCTTCAACAGCTGCTACTTATGGCGAAGTTGAAAAGATGCCAATAACTGAAAATGATAGAACAGAGCCTACAAATGCTTACGGTGAAACAAAACTAGCCATGGAAAAAATGATGAAGTGGTGTGATACTGCTTATGGATTAAAATATGTTGCCTTAAGATATTTTAATGTGGCAGGAGCTCATGTAAGCGGAACTATTGGTGAAGCTCACAATCCTGAAACTCATTTAATTCCACTAATACTTCAAGTGCCACTAGGAAAGAGAGAGTTTATTTCTATTTTTGGTGATGATTATGATACAGAAGATGGAACTTGTATAAGAGATTATATTCATGTAACAGACTTAGCAAATGCTCATATTCTTGCTGTAGAATATTTAAGGGCAGGAAACAGCAGCGATATATTTAATTTAGGAAACGGTAATGGTTTCTCTGTAAAAGAAATGATTGAGGCTGCTAGAAGAGTAACAGGTCATGAAATACCAGCTAAAGTTTGTGAAAGAAGGGCAGGAGATCCAGCTAGATTAATTGCTTCAGCAGAAAAAGCTAAGAAAATTTTAAAATGGGAGCCAAAATTTACAAATGTAGAAGATATAATAGCTTCAGCATGGAATTGGCATAAAAACAACCCTAACGGATTTTCTAAGTAG
- a CDS encoding galactokinase translates to MRENILKGFKKFFGYSEKVRTFFSPGRVNLIGEHTDYNGGNVFPCALSFGTYGAVALREDKLVRMYSENFTEIGVIEFNLDAIKYEKEHDWVNYPKGVLDVLMKNGYNIERGFDAYIYGNIPNGAGLSSSASLELLIGVMMDELFKLNIDRVQLVKYAQEAENKFVGVNCGIMDQFAIGMGKKAHAILLDCNNLNYSYVPLELKDLILVIGNTNKRRGLADSKYNERRSQCETALSELQKILNIKSLGELSIEEFESNKHLINDEINRKRAKHAVYENQRTLKAKEALNHGDLVTFGKLMNESHISLRDDYEVTGIELDTLVELAWSHEGTLGSRMTGAGFGGCTISLVKKDKVEDFISKVGQGYKEKIGYEASFYIANVGDGTREI, encoded by the coding sequence ATGAGAGAAAATATTTTAAAGGGTTTTAAAAAATTTTTTGGCTATTCTGAAAAGGTGAGAACCTTCTTTTCACCTGGAAGAGTAAACTTAATTGGAGAGCATACTGATTATAATGGAGGTAATGTTTTTCCTTGTGCCTTAAGCTTTGGAACTTATGGTGCAGTTGCTCTTAGAGAGGACAAACTTGTAAGAATGTATTCAGAAAATTTTACTGAAATAGGAGTTATAGAATTTAATTTAGATGCTATAAAATATGAAAAAGAACATGATTGGGTTAACTATCCAAAAGGCGTACTAGATGTTCTAATGAAAAACGGTTATAATATAGAAAGAGGTTTTGATGCATATATATACGGAAATATACCAAATGGAGCTGGTTTATCCTCATCTGCATCTTTAGAATTGTTAATTGGAGTAATGATGGATGAACTATTTAAGCTAAATATTGATAGGGTTCAGCTAGTTAAATACGCTCAAGAAGCAGAAAATAAATTTGTTGGTGTTAATTGTGGGATCATGGATCAGTTTGCGATTGGAATGGGTAAAAAAGCTCATGCAATTCTGTTAGATTGTAATAATCTAAATTATTCTTATGTCCCTTTAGAATTAAAGGATTTAATATTAGTAATTGGCAATACGAATAAGAGAAGAGGTTTAGCTGATTCTAAGTATAATGAAAGAAGATCCCAATGCGAAACAGCTCTTTCAGAATTACAAAAAATATTAAATATAAAGTCATTAGGAGAACTAAGTATAGAAGAATTTGAAAGTAATAAACATTTAATAAATGATGAAATTAATAGAAAAAGAGCTAAACATGCCGTATATGAAAATCAAAGAACCTTAAAGGCAAAAGAAGCATTAAATCATGGAGATTTAGTTACTTTTGGGAAGCTTATGAATGAATCTCATATTTCCTTAAGAGATGATTACGAAGTAACTGGAATTGAGTTAGATACTCTAGTAGAACTTGCCTGGAGCCATGAAGGAACTTTAGGTTCAAGAATGACGGGTGCAGGTTTTGGGGGATGTACTATATCTTTAGTTAAAAAAGATAAAGTTGAAGACTTTATAAGTAAAGTTGGACAAGGATACAAAGAAAAAATAGGATACGAAGCCAGCTTCTATATTGCAAATGTGGGAGATGGAACTAGAGAAATTTAG
- a CDS encoding MFS transporter: protein MKKYYNISTFIIFGLFSIIVTFYYPYLNQSVGLDLADVSKVVTLGALFNIIGQPLLTNFYSKVKDKKKFIIRYLITVLLAIIGLMFINVHTAIYFAMIYGFILNSLAGIFEIYIEELASLSEYEFSDIRKWGSIGYACIVFLGGLIISSFNYRALHLSALALLIFLMLIILFKFANNNSKKEIRKSNEKVEVKDLLKNKNILFLFLAVALGMGSYMGLDFAYSTYLVDIIGDTDKANSIYSTSISLRVVVEFFSFMIVSKYAGKLNSKKCLMTALTIASIKVLLFSTGSVILIVLGDQLHGVLYGIYLTFLFKYLRDIVESDLVAISFSILSVLSTGGSNFIYPSIYAWLQKSFGYFSMYLAGFIFIISSIFIFFAILPNPTRKNN from the coding sequence ATGAAAAAATATTATAATATAAGTACATTTATTATATTTGGTTTATTTAGTATAATTGTAACTTTTTATTATCCATATTTAAATCAAAGTGTAGGGTTAGATTTAGCTGATGTTAGTAAGGTTGTAACTTTAGGAGCTTTATTTAATATTATTGGACAACCTTTATTAACTAATTTTTATTCTAAGGTAAAAGATAAAAAGAAATTTATTATTAGATATTTAATAACAGTTTTATTAGCAATAATAGGTTTAATGTTTATTAATGTACATACTGCAATATATTTTGCCATGATTTATGGCTTTATTTTAAATTCACTAGCAGGTATATTTGAGATATATATTGAAGAACTTGCTTCCCTTAGTGAATATGAATTTTCAGATATAAGAAAATGGGGTTCTATAGGTTATGCTTGCATTGTTTTTCTAGGAGGCTTAATAATAAGTAGCTTTAATTATAGAGCATTACATTTATCAGCTTTAGCTTTATTAATTTTTTTAATGTTAATAATACTATTTAAGTTTGCAAATAATAATAGTAAAAAGGAAATAAGAAAAAGTAATGAAAAAGTTGAAGTAAAAGATTTGCTTAAAAATAAAAATATATTATTTCTATTTTTAGCAGTTGCTTTAGGAATGGGTAGCTATATGGGCTTAGACTTTGCATATTCTACCTATTTAGTTGACATAATAGGAGATACTGATAAAGCTAATAGTATTTATAGTACATCTATAAGTTTGAGGGTTGTAGTAGAATTCTTTTCTTTTATGATAGTTTCTAAATATGCTGGAAAATTAAATAGTAAAAAATGTTTAATGACTGCATTAACTATTGCTTCCATTAAAGTTTTATTATTTTCAACCGGTTCAGTTATACTTATAGTTTTAGGTGATCAACTTCATGGAGTTTTATATGGAATTTATCTAACATTTTTATTTAAGTATCTTAGAGATATTGTTGAAAGTGATTTAGTAGCTATTTCTTTTTCTATCTTATCAGTATTAAGTACTGGGGGATCTAATTTTATTTATCCTTCCATTTATGCATGGCTTCAAAAAAGCTTTGGTTATTTTAGCATGTATTTAGCTGGCTTTATTTTTATTATTAGTTCAATATTTATCTTTTTTGCTATATTACCAAATCCAACGAGAAAAAATAATTAG